Below is a genomic region from Deinococcus koreensis.
GGCGCCGTATTCCACGAAGCAGCCGAACTCGGCCGCCACCCCCTCCAGCGCGGCCACGTTGTCGGGCGTCCAGCGCAGCAGGTAGGGCAGCGCAAAGGCGGGCTTGCCGCAGCTGCCGCCCAGGCCGACCAGTTCCAGGCCCGCCACCCGCGGCACCTGATCGCGCAGGCGGGCGCGTTCGAGAAAGGCCGCAGCGTCGCGCACCTGTCCCGGCGTGGTCTTGAGGCTCGCCACGTAGGGGCCGACGCTCAGTTTGCCCATGTGCCCACGATCCTTGTGCTGTTTTCGCGCTTTCTCACCATGCGGGCGATTGTGCCACAGCGGCTCTATTCCTGGACGTCGATGACCATCGTCAGGCCGCCGGCGCCCTGTTCCTCGACATTGTTGTTGGTCGTGTGGTGGGGGATATGGCAGTGCAGGAGCCAGCGGCCGGGCCGGCGGGCGGCCCAGACCACGTCGTAGCGCTGGCCCGGCCCCACGTTCACCGTGTCGGCCAGAAAGCGGGCGCCGGCCGGCAGCGTCTCGCCGTCGCGGGCGACCACCGTGAACGGCCCGCCGTGGACGTGCATGGGGTGGATCGAGATGTTGTTGGAGCCGATGAAGCGCAGCTTGAGCGTCTCGCCCACGCGCATCCTCACCGTGTCGGTGGCCGGATACGCCTTGCCGTTGATGGTGAAATAGTTGGGCAGCCCGCCTTCCATGGGCATGGCGGGGTAGGTCAGGCCGTCGCGCAGCAGCCATTCCTGGAGCTGCACGGTGTACTCGTGGTCAGCCCTGTCCTGGCCCACGGGCTCGGGCGCGGTGGCGGGGTCGCCCGGCCGGGTCAGGGCACGCACGCGGGCCAGCTTCGTGGGGTCAGCGGTGGGGCGGATCAGGAGAGCGCCGTACAGCCCCAGCGCCTGCTGCCGATCCACGTGGTCGTGCGAGTGGTAGAAGTACGTGCCGACCTGCAGCGCCGTGAAGGTGTACGTGTAGCTGCCCCCCGGCTCGATGGGCCTCTGCGTGATCTCGGCCGGGCCGTCCATGGCGTTGTCGAGGATCAGGCCATGCCAGTGCAGCGTGGTGGACTCCGGCAGCGCGTTGGTGACCTCGATTCTCACGCGGTCGCCCTGCTCCAGCTCCAGACGGGGGCCGGGCACCGTGCCATTTATCGCATAGGCCGTGACCGTGCGCCCCGGCAGGATCGTCCAGCCGCTCACGCCCACGCTCAGGCGGTACCGCTTCACGCCGCCCACAAGGTGCGGGGCCAGTACCTGATCCCCCCTCGCCGTCAGCGGCGCGCTGGCCCGCACCAGGCGCGGGTCGGCGGCGGCCATGTCGCGCATGGCGGCGGCGGGCGTCTCGGGGGTCATGATCATCCCCGGCGGCATGATGATGCCCCCCACGTCGTGCGCGCTCAGGCGCATGTTCACGAAGGCCCAGGGCAGGGTCAGTCCGAACAGCAGCATGAGCGTGGTCAAGCCCCCGACCGCGACCAGTTGAGGTTGGGTGACGCGGAACACCGGATCGCTGCCGCCCATGCCGTGCATGTCATGAGCGTCTGAGTGTGCGGTGTCTCCCTGTGTCTGATGCTCCGCGTGGGCGCCGTGAGCCACCGCGTGTCCGCCGTGCCCTGCGGCCCTCTTCTCCGGCCGAACCGTCATCAGGCCGTGTTTCAGGCCGCGCGAGACCAGCCACACGTTCACCGGGTAGGCGACCGCGAAGCCCACCGTCACGCCCAGGCTCATGACCGCCCAGAACAGGGGTTCGCTGGGCGACATGGCGCGCATGTCACGGCCCATCATCAGCAGCGCCATGACCGGGGCCATGCCCGCCATCATGGCGTTCATCGAGATGAATTCGGGGACGAAGGAGCGGCGCACGTTCTGGACGTAACTGCCGCCCATCACACCGCGCATGAAGAGGGCCTGGAAGATCAGCAGGCCGAAGGTGAAGCCCGCCGCGTACTCGACCAGCAGATCGGCCCACATGGGCAGGCCGAGCATCGCCACGATGACGGCGGCGGTGATGATGCCGGTGGCGTCGCCTGCCACGCAGTGCACCGTGCTGCCCACGCCCTGTTTCCAGAGTGGCGCCGTGAAGGCCTCGTGGGTGCCGGCGCGCGGCTCCTTGTCGGCCAGCACGTACAGCAGCAGGCCGACCGGCCCCATGTAGAGCGTGACCAGCACGAAGCCCCATTTCATGACCGCCGGCTCCGGGTTGCCCCGGAACTGATCCCAGGCCACGTAGGCGGCGCTCAGCACGCACAGGATCAGCCACGCCCACACGAACACGTCGATGGGCTGGAGGATCACGCCGGAACTTCCTGCCTCATGGCAGCCATCTCGCCGTCCTGATGGGCGTTGGGCGCCAGCGGGGGCCGGAAGCCGCGCAGTCTCAGGGCGTTGGTGAGCACGAAGACGGAACTCAGGCCCATCGCGGCTGCCGCCAGGACGGGCGAGAGGTTCAGGTTCCAGGCGCTCAGCACGCCCGCCGCCACCGGGATCAGCACGATGTTGTAGGCGAAGGCCCAGAACAGGTTCACGCGGATGTTCCGCAGCGTGGCGCGGCTCAGGGCCACCGCGTTCGGCACGCCGCGCAGGTCGCCGGACATCAGGATCACGTCGGCGGTTTCCACGGCCACGTCGGTGCCGGTGCCGATGGCCACGCCCACATCGGCGCGGGCCAGGGCGGGCGCGTCGTTGATGCCGTCGCCGACGAAGGCCACAGTGCGTCCCCCGGCCTGCAACTCAGCTACAGCGTCGGCTTTCCCTTCGGGCAGCACCTCGGCCAGCACACGGGACACGCCGACCTCGGCGGCCACGGCCTGGGCAGTGGCGCGGGCGTCGCCGGTGATCAGGGCGACTTCGGCCCCCTGAGATTGCAGGGTGCGGATTGCCTGGGCGCTGCCCGCGCGCACCGGGTCGGCCACGCCGATCAGACCCGACAGCACACCGTCCACGGCCACGAACACGGGGGTGCGGCTGCGTTCGGCCAGGGCATTCGCCTGTGTTTCCAGGGCTCCCAGCGACAGGCCGAGCTGGGCCATGAAGCGGGCGGCGCCGACCTCGAGGCGCCGTCCCTCCACCGTGGCGCGCAGGCCGTAGCCGGGGATGGCCTGGAAGTCGGTGGCGGCGAAGGATTGGGCGGGGTCGTCGCTGACCTTCCCCCTCACCCCAGCCCTCTCCCGCGAGGGGAGAGGGAGCAATAAGGCCGCCCGCTCGATGGCCCTCGCCAGCGGGTGCTCCGAAGAACTCTCGGCGGCGGCGGTCAGGCGCAGCAGCTCATCCCTGTCCAGCGGCGAACCTTCGGCCAGTACCACGTCGGTGACCTCGGGGCGGCCCTGGGTCACGGTGCCGGTCTTGTCGAGGGCGATCACGTTCGCGCGGCCCAGGCCCTCCAGCGCGGCGCCGGTGCGGAACAGCACGCCGAGCTGCGCTGCCTTGCCGCTCCCCACCATGATGCTCACGGGGGTCGCCAGGCCCATCGCGCAGGGGCAGGCGATGATCAGCACGGCGACGGTGTGGATCAGGGCGTTCGCCAGGGCGCCCTCGCCGCCCAGCAGCAGCCAGCTCAGGAAGGTCAGCGCGGCGATCACCAGCACCACCGGCACGAACACGGCCACCACGCGGTCGGCGAGGCCCTGGATGGGCGGGCGGCTGGCCTGCGCGTCCTCGACCATGCGGATGATGCGCGACAGGGCGGTGTCGGCGCCGACCCCGGTGGCGCGGAAGCTCAGGGCGCCCGTGCCGTTCACGGTGCCGCCGGTCACGCGCGAGCCGGCCGATTTCTCCACCGGCACGCTCTCGCCGGTCAGCATGGACTCGTCCACGTAGCTGCGGCCCTCCGTGACCTCGCCGTCCACCGGCAGGCGTTCGCCCGCGCGCACCAGCACGAGGTCGCCTACCCGCACGTCGTCGGAAGCAACTTCCACCACCTCGGCCCCACGCTGCACGCGGGCCACGTTGGGCTGCAGGGCCAGCAGGGTTCGCATGGCCTCGCTGGAGCGGCCCTTGGCGATGGCCTCGAACAGCTTGCCCAGCAGGATCAGCGTGATGACCACGCCGGACGCCTCGTAGTACACGTGCGCGCTGCCGGGCGGGAAGAGGCCGGGGGCCAGCGTGACCAGCAGCGAGTACCCGAAGGCCGCCGAGGTACCCAGCATGACCAGCGTGTTCATGTCCGGGCTGCGGTGGCGCAGCGCGGCCCAGCCCGTGCGGTAGAAGCGCCGTCCGGGGCCGAACTGCACCGGGGCCGCCAGCGCCAGCATGATGACGTTCAGGGTCCGCATCCCCACGCTGTCCATGAGCCACATGTCCAGCGCCGGCCACAGCATCGGCAGCATGGCGATCAGCAGCAGGGGCACGCTGAAGGCCGCCGAGAAGGTCACCGCGCGGCGCAGGGCGGCGATCTCCCCGGCCTTGCGGGCGCGCTCGGTCTCCAGCCGCGACAGTGCTTCTTTCCCCTGGGCCTGCGCGGCCTCGTCGGGCACCCCGTAGCCGGCGCCGCGTACGGCCTCTTTCAGGGCGGCGGGCGAGGTCGCCCCGGGCAGATAGGTCACGCTGGCCCGCTCGGTCGCCAGGTTCACGCTGGCCTCCAGCACGCCGTCCGTCTTCTTCAGGGCCCGCTCGACCCGGCCCACGCAGGCCGCGCAGGTCATGCCCTCCACCGGGAAGGACAGGTCGGCGGTGCGCGCCTCGTAGCCGGTGTCGGTCACGCGCTGCACCAGTTCGGCGGCCGAGGTCAGGGCCGGGTCGAAGGTCACGCTGGCGCGCTCGGTCGCCAAGTTCACGGAGGCGTCCTGCACGCCGTCGACCTTCTTCAGCCCGCGCTCCACCCGCCCCACGCAGGCGGCACAGGTCATGCCCCCGATGTCCAGATCCAGAGTCGTGGTCGTCATGCAGTCAGTCTATACCCTGGGGGGGAGGGTAGGGAAGAGGGTGGGCTGGTCGTCCTAGGGCCTTTCATGGTTCCGACGCGTTCATGGTGCATTTACCAAGGTCTCTGTCGCTGTTCCCCTCCGTGTTCCGCTTGACACCCCCCTGGGGAGGGTCTACCCTGGAGCCATGAAGACCGAACTGTCGATTTCCGGAATGACCTGTGGCCACTGCGTGAAAGCCGTCGAGGGCGCCCTGAAGGGGATTCCCGGCGTGCAGGACGTGACCGTCGATCTGGCGGGTGGGAAGGCCACCGTGCAGGGCGACGCCGACCAGGGGGCCATGATCGCCGCCATCACCGAGGAAGGCTACGGGGCGCAGGTGACCTCGGCCCAGGTGGGCGCTTGATCCGCGCCCTGCTGGGCACGCTGGCCCTGACCGGCAGCGCCCTGGCCGCCATGCCCGGCATGGATCACGGGCAGATGGGGCCAGCGCCGGCCACCATGCCCGGCATGGCCACCGGCAGCACGCCCGCCATGATGAAGAGCATGGGCGACCAGATGGTGCGGGAACTGACGCCCCTCAGGGGCCGCGCCTTCGACGTCCGCTTCGCCCAGCGCATGGCCGACCACCACCAGATGGCGATTGATATGGCCCGCATGGAAGTCAGGGGTGGCAAGGACGCTCGAGTGAAGGCGTCGGCGCAGAAGGTGATCGCCGACCAGCAGCGGGAAATCGCGCTGATGAAGGGCTGGATCAAGACCTGGACGGGTCAGAGCTACACGCCCAAGTCCATGGCGATGGCCCACGGCGGCAGCGCGGATCGCTGGTTCCTGGAGGGCATGATCCCGCATCATGTCGGCGCCATCGCGATGGCGAAGCTGGTGCCCACGCGCACGCAGAGCGCCCCGGTACGCGCCCTCGCCACGGCCATCATCAAGGCCCAGCAGGCGGAGATCGACCAGTACACCGGCTGGCTCAGGGCCATGAAATGACGACCCCTGTCGCGCCGGACACCGCCCCCCACTGCCACGCCGAGGGCAAGCTCTGTATGCCCGAGGACGCCCGCAAACGCGCCGCCCGGCGCCTGAGCATCGCGCGCGGGCACCTCGACTCCATCGTGAAGATGCTGGACGATCCGAATGTCTACTGCGTGGACGTCCTGCGCCAGATCAAGGCGGTGCAGGGGGCCCTGAGCGGCGCGGGCGACGTGGTGCTGCGCGGCCACCTGGAGGCGCATGTGGCGACCGCCGGGCAGCGCGGCGACACGCTGGAGATGGTCGAGGAAGTCATGGAAGCGCTGCGCTACCGGTAATAGCAGCCGACCAGAGGAGGGTTCATCCCATGAGCGACATCCTGACCTGCGCCGCGTGCGGCGCGAAGAACCGCGTCCAGACCGTTCCGGACGCCCAGGTGCCCGTCTGTGCCCGCTGCGGCGCCAACCTGCCCTGGCTGCACGACGGCACCGACGCCTCGTTCGCCCAGGACATCAGGGCCGGCGTGCCCGTGCTGGTGGACTTCTGGGCGCCCTGGTGCGGCCCCTGCCGGGTGGTCGGCCCGGTGCTGGAGGAGATCGCCCGCGAGCAGGCCGGGAAGGTGCGCGTGGTGAAGGTGAACGTGGACGAGAACCCGCTCACGCCCGGCTCGTTCCAGGTACAGGGCATCCCCACCATGATCCTCTTCAAGGACGGGCAGCCGGTCGACCGGATCGTGGGCGCGATGGCCAAGGCGGGGCTGGTGCAGCGGCTGGCGGCCGTGCAGGGCTGAGCGCTGGCCCCCGAGTCCGCCCCCACAGGCTCAAGCCGGGGGCGGGCTTTTTACAGCTTCCCGTCAGCTTTGCCCGCTACGGTGGAGCCATGTCCAGACGCCTGCTGTCCGCCCTGCTGCTCGGCCTCTCCCTGGGGGCTGCCCGGGCCGCCGACCTGCGCTTCTACCCGTCCTTTGGCGAGGTCAGCCAGACGGTGAAGGCGGGGGCCGCCCCGGAACTGACCTTCACGCGCCCGGCGTGGGCGCTGGTGCAGCCGGGCAGCCTGCGCTGGACGGGCTCGGCGCTGCGGAGGCTGCGGAGCGTGCCGGTGGACAACGCCTGGCTCTCGGCGCAGGAGGGCCAGGCCGTGACCGTCCTGCGCGCCGGCCTGCCGCCCCTGCCGGGCACGCTGATCCGCGCCGCCGACCTGCTGGTGAAGCTCGATTCCGGTAACGCCCTGAACGTGCGGCCCGACGAACTGGTCTTCGCGGGCACCCCGCCGCGTGGCTGGGCGCAGCCGGGCGTGCGCGTGACCTTCGATGTGGAGGCCGCGCCGACCGGCCAGATCAGCTACCGCACGAACGCCCTGTCGTGGCAGCCCCGCTATGAACTCTCGGCGTCCGGGTCGGCGGCGAAACTCTCCGCCCTGGCCGATCTCCGCAACGGGGGAGAGGGGGCGTTCCAGGGAGAGAAGGTGGAACTGTTCGCGGGCCAGATCCTGAACGTGCAGCCCATGCCGGCGCCGATGCCGGTGTCCCCGACCCAGGCCCAGACCGACAGCGTGGCGATGAACGCCATGCTGGGCTCAGGCGGCGGCCTCGCCCCCCTGGGCGAGCTGCGCGGCCTGCAGCGCTACGCCCTGAAGGGGGGCCTGACCCTGGGTGCGGGCGAGACGCTGACCCTGCCCTTCCTGCAGCCGAAGGTCTCCGCCTTCACGCGCTACGAGCGCATCACCTCGTATTTCGACCGCTCGGAACGTTCCGGCTCGGCCAACCGGCACTACAAGTTCACGCCCGACCTGTCGCTGCCCGCTGGCCCGCTGTCGGTGCTGGAAGACGGCGCTCTGGTTGGCACTGTGACCCTGCCGGCGGCGCAGGCCGGGCGCCCGATCGACCTCGATCTGGGCAGCGACCCCGAACTGCGGTACCTCCGTACGGTGCGTCAGCTCTCGCTGGAGAAGTCGCCCGACGGCAAGGTGCTGAGCACCACGCTGCAGGTCACCTACGCCCTGACCAGCACGAAGGCGCTGCCCATCCGCGTGCAGCTCCGCGAGCAGGTGTACGCCCGCACGGTGGTCGTGGACGGCCAGCCGCAGACGAGTCAGCAGGTCAATGTCGAGCGCGGCGTGGACGTGCCGGCGGGAGGAAAAGCCAGCGTCTCGTTCAGGGTGAAGATCGCGAACTGAGGCGGGTGTCGCCAGGGCCGTGTCGGTGTGCCCTTGTCCGTCCTGAAAGAATTCGCTCGCTCCGAACCCGGAATTCCGACACCCGCTCCAGCCTGGAGAGCCCACGAACGTGGTCGGAAACGCAGGGTTAGACCGCTCCCGCCCTGCCCCGTCTAGCCCCGCAGCAGTTTCACGGCCCGCACCACGTCCTGCGGGGTGACCTTCTCGCCGGGGTGGGCGCGGCAGCCCGAGGCGTACTGCTCCAGCACCTGCTCACCGGCGGCGTCCAGTGCGCTGCGAACCCCGGAAAACTGGATCAGGATGTCGTGGCACTCGCGCCCTTCCTCGATCATGCGCTGCAGACCGCGCACCTGACCCTCGATGCGGCGCAGCCGCTTGAGCACCTTCTCGTCGGTCTCGCTCAGGGGTGGGGGCGTGGGCACAGTGGTCATGGGCGTCCTTTCAGTGTAGAGCCTGGCGCGCGGATGCGGGGGAGTGGCATGAAGGCCACCCGATCCCTTCGGTCGCCCTGTTGACACTATACCCCCTGGGGGTTTAGCTTCGAGTCAACTGGAGCCCGCGTGGTTTCCCTGGAGGCAGCATGTACCTCGAACGGTTCTACGATCCGGATCTGGCCCAGGCGTCCTACATGGTCGGCTGCCAGCAGACCGGCGAGTGTCTGGTCGTCGATCCCGCGCGTGACGTCGGGCGCTATCTGGAAGCGGCCACCGCTCAGGGCCTGCGGATCACGGCGGTCACGGAGACCCATATCCACGCCGATTTCCTCAGCGGCAGCCGCGAACTGGCGCACGCCACCGGCGCGGCCCTGCGGCTCTCCGGCGAGGGCGGCCCCGACTGGAGCTACGGCTTCGGCGACCGCTTCCTGCGCCACGGCGAGACCTTCATGGTCGGGAACATCAGGATTGAGGTGCGCCATACCCCCGGCCACACGCCCGAGAGCCTGTCGTTCCTGGTGACCGATACCCCCCGGGGTGAGCTGCCGAGCCTGCTGCTCACGGGCGATTTCGTGTTCGTGGGCGACGTGGGCCGCCC
It encodes:
- a CDS encoding DUF4396 domain-containing protein — translated: MILQPIDVFVWAWLILCVLSAAYVAWDQFRGNPEPAVMKWGFVLVTLYMGPVGLLLYVLADKEPRAGTHEAFTAPLWKQGVGSTVHCVAGDATGIITAAVIVAMLGLPMWADLLVEYAAGFTFGLLIFQALFMRGVMGGSYVQNVRRSFVPEFISMNAMMAGMAPVMALLMMGRDMRAMSPSEPLFWAVMSLGVTVGFAVAYPVNVWLVSRGLKHGLMTVRPEKRAAGHGGHAVAHGAHAEHQTQGDTAHSDAHDMHGMGGSDPVFRVTQPQLVAVGGLTTLMLLFGLTLPWAFVNMRLSAHDVGGIIMPPGMIMTPETPAAAMRDMAAADPRLVRASAPLTARGDQVLAPHLVGGVKRYRLSVGVSGWTILPGRTVTAYAINGTVPGPRLELEQGDRVRIEVTNALPESTTLHWHGLILDNAMDGPAEITQRPIEPGGSYTYTFTALQVGTYFYHSHDHVDRQQALGLYGALLIRPTADPTKLARVRALTRPGDPATAPEPVGQDRADHEYTVQLQEWLLRDGLTYPAMPMEGGLPNYFTINGKAYPATDTVRMRVGETLKLRFIGSNNISIHPMHVHGGPFTVVARDGETLPAGARFLADTVNVGPGQRYDVVWAARRPGRWLLHCHIPHHTTNNNVEEQGAGGLTMVIDVQE
- a CDS encoding heavy metal translocating P-type ATPase; the encoded protein is MTTTTLDLDIGGMTCAACVGRVERGLKKVDGVQDASVNLATERASVTFDPALTSAAELVQRVTDTGYEARTADLSFPVEGMTCAACVGRVERALKKTDGVLEASVNLATERASVTYLPGATSPAALKEAVRGAGYGVPDEAAQAQGKEALSRLETERARKAGEIAALRRAVTFSAAFSVPLLLIAMLPMLWPALDMWLMDSVGMRTLNVIMLALAAPVQFGPGRRFYRTGWAALRHRSPDMNTLVMLGTSAAFGYSLLVTLAPGLFPPGSAHVYYEASGVVITLILLGKLFEAIAKGRSSEAMRTLLALQPNVARVQRGAEVVEVASDDVRVGDLVLVRAGERLPVDGEVTEGRSYVDESMLTGESVPVEKSAGSRVTGGTVNGTGALSFRATGVGADTALSRIIRMVEDAQASRPPIQGLADRVVAVFVPVVLVIAALTFLSWLLLGGEGALANALIHTVAVLIIACPCAMGLATPVSIMVGSGKAAQLGVLFRTGAALEGLGRANVIALDKTGTVTQGRPEVTDVVLAEGSPLDRDELLRLTAAAESSSEHPLARAIERAALLLPLPSRERAGVRGKVSDDPAQSFAATDFQAIPGYGLRATVEGRRLEVGAARFMAQLGLSLGALETQANALAERSRTPVFVAVDGVLSGLIGVADPVRAGSAQAIRTLQSQGAEVALITGDARATAQAVAAEVGVSRVLAEVLPEGKADAVAELQAGGRTVAFVGDGINDAPALARADVGVAIGTGTDVAVETADVILMSGDLRGVPNAVALSRATLRNIRVNLFWAFAYNIVLIPVAAGVLSAWNLNLSPVLAAAAMGLSSVFVLTNALRLRGFRPPLAPNAHQDGEMAAMRQEVPA
- a CDS encoding CopZ family metallochaperone, producing the protein MKTELSISGMTCGHCVKAVEGALKGIPGVQDVTVDLAGGKATVQGDADQGAMIAAITEEGYGAQVTSAQVGA
- a CDS encoding DUF305 domain-containing protein — translated: MIRALLGTLALTGSALAAMPGMDHGQMGPAPATMPGMATGSTPAMMKSMGDQMVRELTPLRGRAFDVRFAQRMADHHQMAIDMARMEVRGGKDARVKASAQKVIADQQREIALMKGWIKTWTGQSYTPKSMAMAHGGSADRWFLEGMIPHHVGAIAMAKLVPTRTQSAPVRALATAIIKAQQAEIDQYTGWLRAMK
- a CDS encoding metal-sensitive transcriptional regulator, yielding MTTPVAPDTAPHCHAEGKLCMPEDARKRAARRLSIARGHLDSIVKMLDDPNVYCVDVLRQIKAVQGALSGAGDVVLRGHLEAHVATAGQRGDTLEMVEEVMEALRYR
- the trxA gene encoding thioredoxin translates to MSDILTCAACGAKNRVQTVPDAQVPVCARCGANLPWLHDGTDASFAQDIRAGVPVLVDFWAPWCGPCRVVGPVLEEIAREQAGKVRVVKVNVDENPLTPGSFQVQGIPTMILFKDGQPVDRIVGAMAKAGLVQRLAAVQG
- a CDS encoding DUF4139 domain-containing protein — translated: MSRRLLSALLLGLSLGAARAADLRFYPSFGEVSQTVKAGAAPELTFTRPAWALVQPGSLRWTGSALRRLRSVPVDNAWLSAQEGQAVTVLRAGLPPLPGTLIRAADLLVKLDSGNALNVRPDELVFAGTPPRGWAQPGVRVTFDVEAAPTGQISYRTNALSWQPRYELSASGSAAKLSALADLRNGGEGAFQGEKVELFAGQILNVQPMPAPMPVSPTQAQTDSVAMNAMLGSGGGLAPLGELRGLQRYALKGGLTLGAGETLTLPFLQPKVSAFTRYERITSYFDRSERSGSANRHYKFTPDLSLPAGPLSVLEDGALVGTVTLPAAQAGRPIDLDLGSDPELRYLRTVRQLSLEKSPDGKVLSTTLQVTYALTSTKALPIRVQLREQVYARTVVVDGQPQTSQQVNVERGVDVPAGGKASVSFRVKIAN
- a CDS encoding metal-sensitive transcriptional regulator codes for the protein MTTVPTPPPLSETDEKVLKRLRRIEGQVRGLQRMIEEGRECHDILIQFSGVRSALDAAGEQVLEQYASGCRAHPGEKVTPQDVVRAVKLLRG